Proteins found in one Pseudomonas sp. P8_241 genomic segment:
- a CDS encoding ABC transporter permease has protein sequence MLLSLEPRGQQSRLMLWCSPLLAAALTLGCGSLLFLTLGHDPLLTLHTLLIAPISDLYGVSELLVKALPILLCALGLAVAYQARIWNIGAEGQLLLGALAGSALAVNIIGVQSRWALVAVLLTGTFAGAAWAGLTAWLRTRFNANEILTSIMLNYIALNLLLYCVHGPLKDPEGFNFPQSAMFGDASRLPLLMEDGRGHAGVYFALLALVTVWVLLQKSFVGFQIKVLGLDKRAASFVGFREKRLIWLALLISGGLAGLAGVCEVTGPIGQLVPQVSPGYGYAAITVAFLGRLNPVGILFASLLMALLYIGGESAQMSLNLPQAITQLFQGMMLFFLLACDVLILYRPRLNLRWARRAPATAVHAGAL, from the coding sequence ATGCTGCTTTCTCTTGAACCTCGCGGCCAGCAATCACGCCTGATGTTGTGGTGCTCGCCGTTGCTGGCAGCCGCCCTGACACTGGGCTGCGGCTCGCTGCTGTTTCTTACGCTCGGGCATGACCCGCTGCTGACCTTGCATACGTTGCTGATCGCACCAATCAGCGACTTGTACGGTGTCTCTGAACTTCTGGTAAAAGCCTTGCCAATCTTGCTGTGTGCGTTGGGTTTGGCCGTCGCCTACCAGGCGCGGATCTGGAATATCGGCGCAGAAGGCCAATTGCTGTTAGGCGCATTGGCCGGAAGTGCATTGGCGGTCAATATCATTGGCGTGCAAAGCCGCTGGGCGCTAGTGGCGGTCCTCCTCACGGGGACCTTCGCGGGTGCAGCCTGGGCCGGGCTGACCGCCTGGTTGCGCACGCGTTTCAACGCCAATGAAATCCTCACCAGCATCATGCTCAATTACATCGCCCTGAACCTCTTGCTGTACTGCGTCCACGGGCCGCTGAAAGACCCCGAGGGATTCAATTTCCCGCAATCGGCGATGTTCGGCGACGCCAGCCGCTTGCCGCTGTTGATGGAAGATGGCCGGGGGCACGCGGGGGTGTATTTCGCCCTCCTCGCGCTGGTGACCGTGTGGGTGTTGCTGCAGAAAAGTTTTGTCGGTTTCCAGATCAAGGTGCTCGGGCTGGATAAACGCGCGGCCAGTTTTGTAGGTTTTCGCGAGAAGCGCCTGATCTGGCTCGCGCTGTTGATCAGCGGCGGGTTGGCGGGGTTGGCGGGCGTGTGCGAAGTCACCGGGCCGATCGGGCAATTGGTGCCGCAGGTCTCCCCAGGGTATGGCTACGCGGCGATCACGGTGGCGTTTCTCGGCCGACTCAATCCTGTCGGCATTCTGTTTGCAAGCCTGCTGATGGCGTTGCTGTACATCGGCGGTGAGAGTGCGCAGATGAGTCTGAACCTGCCCCAAGCGATCACCCAATTGTTCCAGGGGATGATGCTGTTTTTCCTGTTGGCCTGTGATGTGCTGATTCTCTATCGACCCCGTTTGAACCTGCGTTGGGCACGCCGCGCACCCGCCACCGCCGTACATGCTGGAGCGCTGTGA
- a CDS encoding ABC transporter ATP-binding protein — protein sequence MSNPASTLDPTPRLQLRRISKRYPGCLANDAIDLSIAPGEIHALLGENGAGKSTLMKIIYGVTHADSGEVIWQGQRVNLRNPAQARELGIGMVFQHFSLFETLSVAQNIALAMGSAAGTPTQLEPKIREVSQRYGMALEPERLVHSLSIGERQRVEIIRCLMQDIRLLILDEPTSVLTPQEADDLFVTLRRLAVEGCSILFISHKLGEVRALCHSATVLRAGRVAGHCVPVECSDQQLARLMVGEAADLITDYPKVTGGDVFLEVSGLSWHNPDPFGCSLKDIALEVRSGEIVGIAGVAGNGQDELLALLSGEEPLTGDESARISFGHEPVAHLRPDARRQLGLAFVPAERLGHGAVPELSLADNALLTAFQQGLVSKGLISRSKVQALAEDIIHRFGVKAPNSQAPARSLSGGNLQKFILGREILQQPRLLVAAHPTWGVDVGAAATIHRALIALRDAGAAILVISEDLDELFQISDRLGALCGGRLSTLKPAVDTCLSDVGGWMAGQFDAPPSSASATR from the coding sequence ATGTCCAATCCTGCCTCTACCCTTGATCCAACTCCACGGTTGCAACTACGTCGAATCAGCAAACGCTACCCCGGCTGCCTGGCCAACGATGCCATCGACCTGAGCATTGCGCCCGGCGAGATCCATGCCCTGCTCGGCGAAAACGGCGCAGGCAAGAGCACGCTGATGAAGATCATCTACGGCGTTACCCACGCTGATTCGGGCGAAGTGATCTGGCAAGGACAGCGGGTCAACCTGCGCAACCCGGCTCAGGCTCGCGAGTTGGGGATCGGCATGGTGTTCCAGCATTTCTCGCTGTTCGAAACCCTGAGCGTGGCGCAAAACATTGCCCTGGCCATGGGCTCGGCAGCGGGCACGCCGACACAGCTTGAACCGAAAATTCGCGAAGTGTCGCAACGCTATGGCATGGCACTGGAGCCAGAGCGACTTGTCCACAGCCTGTCCATCGGCGAACGGCAACGCGTCGAAATCATTCGCTGCCTGATGCAGGACATTCGCCTGTTGATTCTCGACGAACCGACTTCGGTGTTGACCCCGCAGGAAGCCGATGACTTGTTTGTGACCTTGCGCCGCCTCGCTGTCGAGGGCTGCAGCATTTTGTTTATCAGCCACAAATTGGGTGAAGTTCGCGCGTTGTGTCATAGCGCGACGGTGCTGCGAGCCGGGCGAGTAGCCGGGCATTGTGTACCGGTCGAGTGCTCGGATCAGCAACTGGCGAGGTTGATGGTCGGCGAAGCGGCGGACTTGATAACGGACTATCCGAAGGTGACCGGGGGGGATGTCTTTCTTGAGGTCAGCGGATTGTCCTGGCACAACCCGGACCCGTTCGGTTGTTCGCTCAAGGACATCGCGCTTGAAGTGCGCAGTGGCGAAATTGTCGGGATCGCCGGAGTGGCCGGTAATGGCCAGGATGAGTTGCTCGCGTTACTCAGCGGTGAAGAACCACTGACCGGCGACGAAAGCGCCAGAATCAGTTTCGGCCACGAGCCCGTCGCGCATCTGCGCCCCGACGCACGCCGTCAACTCGGACTGGCGTTTGTTCCTGCCGAACGACTGGGCCATGGTGCCGTACCGGAACTGAGCCTGGCGGATAACGCCCTGCTTACCGCGTTCCAACAAGGGTTGGTGAGCAAAGGACTTATTTCGCGCAGCAAGGTTCAGGCGCTCGCCGAAGACATCATCCACCGCTTCGGGGTCAAGGCGCCGAACAGCCAAGCCCCGGCCCGCAGCCTGTCCGGCGGCAATTTGCAGAAATTCATTCTTGGCCGGGAAATCCTTCAGCAACCCAGGTTGCTGGTGGCGGCGCACCCGACCTGGGGTGTGGACGTCGGTGCCGCCGCGACCATTCACCGAGCATTGATTGCCTTGCGCGACGCTGGCGCGGCGATCCTGGTGATCTCCGAAGACCTCGACGAACTGTTCCAGATCAGCGACCGCCTGGGCGCACTGTGCGGTGGTCGGTTATCCACGCTCAAACCTGCGGTCGATACCTGCCTGAGCGATGTCGGCGGCTGGATGGCCGGCCAGTTCGACGCGCCCCCATCATCCGCATCAGCCACGCGTTAA
- a CDS encoding IMPACT family protein, with protein sequence MPFTLSDFCEYREEIRKSRFITFAAPISSPVEAQTFIEQHSDLNATHNCWAWKLGDQYRSTDDGEPGGTAGRPILAAIEAQDCDQVVVLVIRWYGGIQLGTGGLARAYGGGANKCLQAAPKVELISRVPLSCACAFAELPLVKLRVAEAGGLVVDETFTANGVELRLAVGEARIDSLQLQLADLSRGRILLQR encoded by the coding sequence ATGCCTTTTACCCTCAGCGACTTTTGCGAATACCGCGAAGAAATTCGCAAAAGCCGTTTCATCACATTCGCCGCCCCAATCTCCAGCCCAGTTGAAGCCCAGACTTTCATCGAACAACACAGCGACTTGAATGCCACCCACAATTGCTGGGCGTGGAAACTCGGCGATCAATATCGCAGCACCGACGATGGCGAACCTGGGGGCACCGCAGGTCGACCGATCCTGGCAGCAATCGAAGCGCAGGATTGCGACCAGGTCGTGGTGCTGGTGATTCGCTGGTATGGCGGCATTCAACTCGGCACCGGTGGCCTTGCCCGAGCCTACGGTGGCGGCGCCAATAAATGCCTGCAAGCGGCACCGAAGGTTGAGCTGATCAGCCGGGTACCGCTCAGTTGTGCCTGCGCCTTTGCCGAGTTGCCCCTGGTGAAGCTTCGGGTGGCGGAGGCAGGTGGACTGGTTGTGGACGAAACTTTTACCGCCAATGGCGTGGAGTTGCGGTTGGCGGTGGGTGAAGCGCGCATCGACTCCTTGCAATTGCAGCTTGCCGACCTGAGTCGCGGGCGGATTCTGTTGCAGCGGTGA